CCGATTCCAGATTGACACTATTGTCATTGAAGTGAGTTTAGAGAAGCCATTGTTTgttttagtttaaatttttcaggatgAGGAGGAGCGTGGAGAGCGAAAACATGCCAAAGATGCCTTGCTGTTGTGGTGTCAGAGAAAAACAGCTGGATATCCAAATGTTCGCATCGAAAACTTCACTACAAGTTGGCGCAATGGATTGGCTTTCAATGCACTTATCCATTCGCACCGTCCGGATCTTGTCGATTTCAATCGTCTCAATCCAAACGAGCATGTGGATAATCTGAATCATGCGTTTGATGTGGCTGAAAAGAAGCTTGAGATTGCACGTCTTCTTGATGCTGAAGATGTTGACGTTACCAGGCCTGACGAGAAGTCAATCATTACATATGTTTCCTTGTACTATCATCATTTTGCAAAGCAAAAGACTGAGATGACAGGAGCTCGACGTATTGCTAATGTAAGTGTTTATaagttcatgaaaaaaattaacaaattgttttcagattgTCGGAAAACTTATGGTTTCGGAAACCATGGAAGATGATTATGAACATATTGCTTCTGAGCTTCTCAATTGGATTCGTGTTACTATCAAGACATTGGAATCACGTCGTTTCCCAAACTCTCTTAATGGAATGCGCGAGGAACATGCCAAATTCAACCAATTCCGAACAAGTGAGAAACCACCAAAGTACAAGGAGAAGGGAGAACTCGAAGCTCTGTTCTTCACAATCCAGACTAAAAGAAAAGCGATGAGCAGAAAACAATATCAACCACCACAAGGACTGTTCATGCACGATATCGAGTCTGCTTGGGCACAATTGGATTATGCCGAAAATGAGAGACAAGTTGCTATCATTGCCGAGCTTCAAAGACAGGAAAAGTTGGAACAACTTGCTCAACGATTCCACAAGAAGGCCAAGTTGAGAGACAGTTGGCTCAGATCAGTTCAAGTGGTTCTTGAAGAGATGGAACACGGTCGCAGTGCATCACAGGTTGAAAAGACGTTGAAGAAGCAACAAGCAATTTCCACTGATATTTTGGCTCGTGAAGATCGCTTCAAGATGTTGACAGCAATGTGCAATGAGTTGTGTACTGAAAAGTACCACGAATCTGACAAGGTTCGAGGAATGGAACGAGAAATTATTGACCGATGGACTCAGTTGCTGACTTTATTGGAACAACGTAAGAGAGCTCTCATGAGTCTGAATGATCTGATGTCGTTGCTTCGTGATATCGACACCCTTTCAAATGAGCTTTATTCTTTGGAACCAGCTGTCAGGAACCGTGATGttggaaaacatttgattGGTGTTGAAGATCTTCTTGGAAAACATGATCTTCTTGATGCTCAAATCAATGCTCATGGAAGTCTTCTTTCCAAACTATCTCAATCTGCCAACAACTACATTCGGCACAAGGAAGAGCAATTTGATGTATTGCAAAGAAAACTGGATGAAGTCACTGCTCAGTACAATACTCTCGTTGAGTTGTGCCGTTCTCGTCGTCTCGGTTTGGAACGTGCTCGTTCACTCTTCCAGTTTGTACAAGATCACGAAGAAGAGATGGCTTGGCTTGCAGAAAAAGAGAAACTCTGCACAACTGCATTGAACTCAGGAGACATCTCAGCTGTTCCACAAACTACTCTTCTTTACAAAAACGTTGAGATGGAAATGCAAACTCATTGGGCTCGAAGCAAAGGAATGATTGCTGGTGGAGAGAGACTTGTTCAGAATGGACAGTCAAAAGAAGACATCCAACGCAGACTGACTCAAATGAACCACAGATGGGAACGCCTTAGGGTTGCTGTTGATGCTCTCGGAAACTGGTTGTCAGAAGCTCGTCATGCTCAACAATACTTCCAAGATGCCAATGAAGCCGAATCATGGATCCGTGAGAAAATGCCGCTTGTCAAGTCTGACGATTTGGGACGTGATGAAGGTGCTGCAGAGTCACTTCTTCAACGACATGCTCGACTCGAGGAAGAGATCCGTGCTTATAAGTGAGTTTTTGGTTTGATAAAAtctcaagaatttttttatttttgcaggaGTGACATCAGTCGACTCGAGGAGATGCAAAGTCAGCTAGCAAACAGTGCGTTCCACACTGCTACTACCAGTCAATCCGTACAAGAAACTGAAGAAGTCAATGTCCCACAAGTTGAGATGTCGTACAACTATGAAGGAAATGGAATGCGTGTTTCTAAGGGAGAAGTGTTGGCccttcttgaaaaatcaaccCCTGAATGGTGGAGAGCTTTGAAACGAGATGGAACAGAAGGTTACGTTCCCGCTAACTATTGTAAGATCGTTCCTGGAGAGACTGTAACTGTCACGCAGACCACTCAAAAAACGACAACTACTTTGGAAGGTAATGAGACAAAAAGCTCAGTCGTCGCCGATAGACAGCATAAAATCTCCAATGATTATCGTGAGCTGAAGAGGTTGGCTGATGTAAGAAGACGTCTTTTATCTGACAACATCAAACTTCTTCGATTCTACCGCGAGTGTGATGAATTTGAACGTTGGGCAAAAGAGATTGAAGTTTCATTGGCTGATGAACCATCTCCGGAACATGTTGCTGCATTCCGCCGCAAATTTGACAAGCTTGAGGCTGATATGAAAACCAATGGTGGAACTCAATTGAAACATATCAACGATATTGCCAACGATCTGATTTCCGAAGGTCATGGTCagtctagaaaaatcgaagttCGTCAACATAAGATCAATGCCATGTGGGACAATTTGGAGAGGCTCAGAAAACAACGAGGTGTCCGCTTGGAAGCTACTGAACGTGTTGCTGACTTTGATACCACGTGTGAAAGTGCTCGTGAATGGATGCTCAGCAAGTTTGAACAGCTTGATCGTAATCCAAATGATGTGAAGagtcttcaaaatttggagcGTGATTTGAAACCACTCGAAGATAAAATCGCTGCTCTGGAAAAATTAGCTGCTGCCGTGAAGAAAGATCATCCGGAAGAAGCGGCTGCCatcgaaagaaaaattgctgaattaAGAGCACTTCATGCTGACTTATTGAGACGTGCTCAGGAGAAAATGTTACTTGCGGAACAAACACAAGGCAAGGAAATGTTCGAATCTGCTCTTCGTGATATGATCGGATGGATCGAGAAAACTCGGAAAGTAATGATGGAGGATGTTCATCCAGTTGATGTTGCTGAAGCAGAAGAACTTCTCAAAAAGCATTATGAACTTGGAGAACAGATTAAGGATAAGAAGTATGAAGTGGAGTACTGTCAGGAACTTGGACGTCGTCTTCTAGAACGCAATCCACGAATGTCGAAAGTTGAGGAACAACTGCAGAACCTTGTATCAGAGATGGCTTCTTTGCGTGATTTGTATCGCCGCCGTGATACTATTTTGAAGCAACAGTTAGATCTACAACTCTTCAATCGCGAATCCGAACGTATTGATGCTGCAACTAAAGGACATGAAGCCTTCCTGGAATTTGACAATCTCGGTGATTCAGTGGAATCTGTGGAAAACTTGCTCAAACGACATCGAGATTTGGAGGCAAAACTTGATGCTCAAGAGGCTAGACTCGAAGCATTCTCCCGTACTGCCGATGATATGATCAAAGCTCAACACGCTGACTCTGCCTATATCGAGCAACGCCGAAGAGATGTTCTAGCTAGAAGAGAAGCTGTTCGTCGTGCTGCAGCGCAACGCAAGAAACAATTGGAAGCTTCTCTCGAATACCAAGAGATGCGTCGTGAAGCGGATGAAGTTGTTGGATGGATGTACGAGAAGGCGAAACTTGTGATGAGCGGAGATGATTCAGCATTGGCTCCGTCGGCTATTCCTCATCGACTCCTGAAACATGAAGCTTTCGAAGCTGAAATCATTGCTAATGAACCACGAATTCAGCAAATCAACAGTGAAGGAGATGGTTTGGTGTCTAAAAAACACTACGAGTCaccaaatgtcgaaaaaattgttcggCAAGTCAATGCTCAATGGGGTGATTTGAAGAAACAAGTTTGGAACAAGGGACTTCGCCTTCGTCAAGCCGCTGATCAAAAAGGACTTGATAGAATCCTTGAAGATGCACACGCTAAGCTAGATGAGATGCAAACTGCTCTGAACTCCAAAGATCAAGGGCTTGACTTGCGATCGGTTAAAGATTTACTCCAAAAGCACGCTGTACTCGAGCAGGAAATGGGACTTTACGGAAATAAGGTTTGTTGTTAAAATTAGCTTATAAAACTAttgtttctttaattttcagctttctgATATTGAGAATCGTGGAAAGAAGATGGCTGTAGATGGGCATTACGATGCTGATAGAATTCATTCAACAGTTGGTCAACTTCTTCAACGATATGCTGCAATGAAGGGTCCAGCACAGCGGAGAAAGGGAGATCTTGACGAATCTCGTCTTTGGCATCAACTAGTTTTTGATGTTGACTGCGAATTACAATGGATTGCTGAGAAGAAGCCAATTGCTTCATCTCAAGATTGCGGTCGCACGCTTACCGAAGCTTTGAACATGGTCAAGAAGCAGGAGCAATTAGAGGCTGAAGTCAACCAACATGGCGGACAGATTGATAAAGTTCTTCTGCAAGCGGGTGAACTGATCAAGAGACACCATTCTGCCTCATCCCAAATCAAAGCTAAAAGCTCTGAACTTGAAACAGCTTGGAGTGAATTGAAGAAGCTTCTACGCTTGAGACGTGCCGTTGTTGACTGGGGAGTGAAGGAACAACAGTACTTATTTGATGCTGCTGAAGTCGAATCATGGATGAACGAGAAGCGAAATGCATTGGCATCGGAAGATTATGGAAATGATGAAGATGCTGCACGTAAACTTCTGTCGAAACATCGAGCTCTTTGTGAAGATATGACTACTTACCGTCAATGGCTTGAGAAGTTGGAAGTAAAGTGTGTCGAACTCGTTGAATCAAATCGTCCACATGTTGAACGGTTCCAGAAGAGACAAGATGAACTCGTTCGTGAATTTGATGCTTTGAGCAAGCTAGCTGAAGATCGTCGCAACGCTTTGGAAGATGCCGTTTGTCTGTACGAGTACATGAGGGAATCTGCTGACTTGGGTCAATCCATCGAAGAAAATTTGCGAGTAGCTATGAGTGAGGAGTTTGCTGAGGATTATGAACACTTGAAGGAGCTGCAATCGAAATTCGATGAGTTCAagcaaaaagtcaaaaatggaAGTGAACGATTTACATCTTGTGAGACTGCTGCCAATGCTATTCTCCGACGCAATCCACCTTTCGCAAGAGATGTTGTCAAGAAGCAGGAAGCACTCAGAACCGCATGGAACACACTGTGTGAATACATCGAAGCACGTGATTCGAAACTTGCCGTTGCTGAAGAGCTTCATCGATTCCACCGTGACGTTGACGAGTTTGAGCAATGGATGGCAGACAAAATGGCCAACATGCCACGTGACCTCGGTCGAGATGTGAAACATGTTCATTCTCTATGGCAACATCATGAAGCTTTGGATAAAGAAATTCATAATTCTCAACCACGATTGGCAAAGCTCGTCGAGGAGGCTGAAAGATTGAAGAAAACATACCCAGGTGGAAACGCAGAACAGATTGGTGGAAGACAACAGACGCTTGAGCAAGAATGGGAGGAGTTGAAAAATGCCACAGATGACAGAAAGGATATGCTGAGAGCAGCATTTGACTTGCATACTTTCAATGGAAAAGTTCGCGATTTGCTTGCATGGACTGATTTGACCATCAGTGATATTCAATCAGATCTTCATATCAATGATCTACAACAGGCTGAATGGCTTCAGACAGAGCACTCAAGGTaataatatttagaaaaaagcaGTTCACaaataaattgtaaaattttcagattgagtCATGAAATGGATGCTAGAGAGCCAGAGTTTGCACGACTTGTCAATGACGGAGAAAAGATGATCACTGCTCAACATTACGCGTCGGAAGAGATTAAGAACAAAACACACCTGCTCAAATCAGCTCTGGAAAGACTTCGAAGTGAATGGGCTCTCAGAAATGGATTCTTGTCACAAGCCGTTCAATGGCATGCCTTCCAACGTGAAGCTAAGCAAATTATTGCATCGATTGGTTCCAAGAGAACAACTCTTCGCAGTTTAGCGGTTGGTGGATCTGTTGCTGACGTTGAGAGTCAGACAAAGAGACTTGATACATTCGAGAAGGCATTATCAACTTTGGATGAACGTACTGCTACTTTGGATCATACTGCAAATGAATTGATGAAGGCTCGTCACATGGAATCGAAGAATATTTCAATGTGGCAATCCAACGTTCACGAAGAGCTGAAACTTCTACGTCAAGACATCGAAGCTAGACATGCGATGCTCAAAGACGCTTTTGCTCTTGCTTCATTCGATAGCGATGTTGCACAGATTGAGGCATGGATCGATGAGAAAACCAATGGAGTTCGTAAAGCTCAAGATCTATCCAGTGAAAGTATTTCAATTGACGAAAAGATGAAGAGACTACAAACACATCAAGCTCTGGAAGCTGAAGTTACTGCAAATAAACCAGTTGTCGATCAAATCCTTCAACGCGGAaaccaattgaaaaatcttcatCGTAATCCAAAGATTGCGAATCGTTGTGACGAACTTAGCTATAAATGGAATCAACTTTCTGGTGCATGTGCAGATCAATCATTGGCTCTCGAAGAAGCAAGAGATCTTCTTCGTTTTAAACAACTTGTTGAGAATGTTCTTGCATGGATCAATGAGAAGGAAGTTCTCGTTTCAACTGCTGATATGGGAAAAGACATGGAACACTGCCGACTTTTGCTCGAACGCCTGGATGGAACTCGATCGGATTCTATTGTGGATGAGCAGACTCTTGATGAAATCAATCGTCTGGGAGAGAAACTTGTGAAACAGGGAAGATCGAGTCGCGACCAAGtccaaaaagagcaacaaCATCTGAATGAAAAGTAAGATTTTCATTAGAATTAATAAATTACTAGTCATGAGTGTCTTCAATGGTAAGATTAAACTATTTCCACCTACAAACGATTGTATAGTTTTCGTACAACCCTCAGTTTTTGCtagatggtttttttttacacaGTTACTAGGCATAATCTCACAGTAATCTCACTcattttctattgattttcatgttttacTATTTGCAGATGGCGTCTCCTACTCGGACAGCTGGCGCACTATCGTACTGAACTTCTCGCTGCAATGGAAGTCCATACTTTCAACAGAGATGTAGAAGATACCGATGAACGTATCCACGAAAAGGTTGCAGCAATGAAGAGTGATGATTATGGAAAGGACTTTGCTAGGTactaatgttttattttagtttataATActtacaaattatttttcagcgttGAATTGCTTGTTCGCAAACAATCGGCATTAGAAAGAGACATGAGTGCAATCCATCAGAAACTTATTGCTCATGACAAGGATGCTCAAAAGATTCTTGAGAAGAGACCACCACTCCGTGAAACTGTGCTTGATTCTTTGAAGAAATTAGAAGAGAGCTGGGAGCAATTGTCTAAAGCTGCCGAgttgagaaatgaaaaattgaaccgttCCTTCAAGCTTTACAAGTATCTCGATGATGTTAAGAAAGTGGAGCAATGGGCTAATCAAGTTCGAAACAAGATGACGTCTCATCAGACACCAAAAGACAGCAATGGAGCTCGAAAGATTCTTGAGCAGCATCACGAACGTAAAGCCGAGATCGATGGAAGATCAGAGGAGTTGCGCCTATTGCATGAAGAAGGACAAGCTTTGAACCAAGAACAACCTGAACACAAGGCTGAAGTACAAAGAGCTCATAAACGTGTGCAAAACTCGGAACATCAGTTGAGACAAACTTGGGAAAGTGAGAAAGGAACATTGCAAAAACTTCTGGAATGGATGCTTTGGTGCGATGAAGCCGTTCAATGTGAGCAGTGGCTGTCTGATAAGGAGACTCAAGTGGCTCGTGGAGAACTTGGCGACACTACTGATGCAGTTGAAATGCTTATCAAGGGACATTCTGCATTTGAGGAGACTGTTCGTAAGCAGAGTGAAAAGATCGATGCTCTTACCAAGAATGCTGATGCTCTTGTCTCTGGAGGTAATAACTATCGTGCTGACATTGTTACTCGCAGCGAAGAGGTGACCGCTAGACATGCACTTCTTCTCAAAAGTATGGAAAAGAGAGGCCACATGCTCGAAGATTCCAAGAAGTACCATGAATTCATTCGCCAGTGCGGAGAACTTATCATTTGGATCACTGCCAAGTTGCAACTTGCTTATGATGAAAGCTTCTTGGATCATACCAACTTGAGATCTAAACTTCAAAAGCATATGGCTTTCGATTCGGAGCTCGTCGAAAACGAGAAACGCCTATCGACTGTTGAAAGACAAGGAGAACAACTGGTGACTGATAATCATTTTATGAGTGAGCAAGTGAAAGCTCAGTTGGTTGAATTGCGGTCTGGATGGGATGAACTCAGGACAAAATCAGCCTTGAAGACACAACGACTCCGAGAGGCATTTGAACTTCATTCACTTCAGCGCAAAGTCGAAGATATTGAGAAATGGCTCGATAAGGTTGAAGGAGAGCTGTCTTCTGATGATCATGGTCGAGACATTCTATCAACAGAACttctcatcaaaaaattggacaCTCTTCAAACTGAAATTGCTGGACGTTCTGATGCCGTTGTTGAAATGATGAAAAAGGCTCGAGAATTAAGAGTTCAAGGATCAGCTGCTGCAGACGACTGTCTTAAACAGGCTGAACAAGTTGAAGCCAGATATTCCGGACTTGACGAGCCAGTTCAAATTCGCCGTGAAAACCTTGTTGATGCTCAAGCATTCTTCCAATGGGTAAAAGCTGCAGAAGAAGATCTTGAGTGGCTTTCCGACAGGATGATGCTGGCAAGCAGTGGTGAATCCGGAGACTCGCTGCAAAGTGCTCTTTCTCTTCAAAAGAAACATGCTACATTGGAGAAGGTATTTccgttttttaaagattttcattAATATAATTCATGTTTTCAGGAACTCGACACTCGTCAATCTGCTATGAATGATACCGAACAGCGTGGAAAGGACATGATCCGCCAACGTCACTTTGCTTCTACTCATATTCAGAAGATCCTTGACCGACTTTCTTCTGCAATGCTAACACTGAAGGAGAGTTGTGGATTGAGACGTGATCTTCTACAAGAAGCCATTGATGCTCATGAGTATTACACCGAGGAAACGGAAGCTGAACAATGGTTGCGTGAACAGATGCCACTTGCTATGAGCCAAGAAATGGGAAGAGATCAAGCTGGAGCCGAGAGCCATTTGAGACGATTGACTGTGCTTGACAAGGAAGTTGAACTATTCAAGAACGAGATTGATCGCTTGAAGAAGCGTGCGGATGGACTTCTAGCCAGAGAGCATCACGATGCAATGTCGATTGCTGCGAAACAACGCAAACTGGAAGCATTGTTCGGAGACCTCTGCAGAGAATGTGCCAGACGACGAACTCAAATTGTTGATGCTTCCAAATATCACAAGTTTGTTAGACAAGCCGATGATTTGTCAGACTGGCTACGTGAGAAAGAAAGGTCCGCATCAGCTGAGGATTACGGTCAAGATTTGGAGGATTGCCAACAAATTATTGAGCAGTTCGAATCTACAGTTCGTGAATTGGCAGCTGCTGGAGAGCGTGTTGCTGCTGTCCAACGTGCACAAGAAGATCTTCTACGAAGTGGACATCCATATGGAGCATCAATCACTGCAAAAGGCGCTGATGTTCAGAGACTATGGACTCATGTCAATGAAGTGGCTAATGAGAGAAAGCAAGCGTTGAATGGAGCTCGTCAAGTTCATCGATTCGACCAAGAAGCCGATCAGATATTGAATTGGTTACAAGATAAGGAAGCGACTGGAGTAGCAATGGAACAGGAAGATCTTTCGAGAGCTGATCTTGCTTCCGTGAAAGCCCAATTGCAAAGACATGATGAGTTCATGCACGGAATGAAGGCTGTTGAAAAACAAGTTGCAGAGCTTTGCCATGAAGCTGAAAGACTATGGAACTCGTTCCCAGATACTCGGCACCATCTTGAAGTTCGCCGTCTAGACATGGAAGAGCAACTCAAAGACATTCTGGAAGCAGCCAAGAAGCACTTGGAAAAACTTCGACACATGCAAAGTCTTCAGTCATACTTCCAAGAGTACCGTGAGATGATGCAGTGGATGAAGAACATGCAGTCGACAATGACATCTGAGCAATTGCCACGCGATGTTGCTTCATGCGAATCTCTTGTTCGTCGTCATGATGAATACAATCTTGAGATGCAAGGACGAAAACCATTTGTCGATGATTTTGCTCGTCAAGGAAGACGCATGATTCAATCCAGCCATGTTCTTTCTCAAGAAATTCAAGAGAAAGTAGACATTCTCGAAAAGTCGTGGGCAATGCTGTGCGAAATCTGGAAAGATCGTGCTGAACTCTATGAAGAGAATATGGACGTGCAAAAATGGAAGCAGAACGCTGAACAACTCGATTCATGGCTTGAAGAGCGTGCTGGTCTTCTCGGAGACGACTGGAGAATGGTGGATTCTGTCGAAATGGCTGAAACTCATCTTCGcgattttgatgatttcctTGTAACTCTTGAAGCTCAGAGCGAGAAATGCGATATGGTGAAACGTTTGACTCTTGTTGAACAAAACTTCAGTCGTTTGAGAAGCAAGGAAATTGATCGTGCGAGAATTGCTGAAGATGATCAGAAAAGACGAGATACGATTAAGATTGTTGAGAAAGGAAACATTTTGGCTAATCGTAGACAGGAGAGAGAACGAAGAAAGACTCAGGAAATCTCTCTTCTGCGTCCTTCGCCATCTGGAGAAGAATTTTCGACGCATACCATGCCAAGAAAGGAAAGGAAGGATCGTGCAAAGACTACCGCTGATTTGGGTAAGTGCAATTAGTTTTAATTTCTTCTCTATCTAAACTTATTTCACTTTCttaataaattattgtttt
This is a stretch of genomic DNA from Caenorhabditis elegans chromosome V. It encodes these proteins:
- the sma-1 gene encoding Spectrin beta chain (Confirmed by transcript evidence) — translated: MLMKLLEIISGDKLGKPNRGRMRVQKVENLNKVLDFLKKKKIQLENIGAEDILDRNERLILGLIWTIILRFQIDTIVIEDEEERGERKHAKDALLLWCQRKTAGYPNVRIENFTTSWRNGLAFNALIHSHRPDLVDFNRLNPNEHVDNLNHAFDVAEKKLEIARLLDAEDVDVTRPDEKSIITYVSLYYHHFAKQKTEMTGARRIANIVGKLMVSETMEDDYEHIASELLNWIRVTIKTLESRRFPNSLNGMREEHAKFNQFRTSEKPPKYKEKGELEALFFTIQTKRKAMSRKQYQPPQGLFMHDIESAWAQLDYAENERQVAIIAELQRQEKLEQLAQRFHKKAKLRDSWLRSVQVVLEEMEHGRSASQVEKTLKKQQAISTDILAREDRFKMLTAMCNELCTEKYHESDKVRGMEREIIDRWTQLLTLLEQRKRALMSLNDLMSLLRDIDTLSNELYSLEPAVRNRDVGKHLIGVEDLLGKHDLLDAQINAHGSLLSKLSQSANNYIRHKEEQFDVLQRKLDEVTAQYNTLVELCRSRRLGLERARSLFQFVQDHEEEMAWLAEKEKLCTTALNSGDISAVPQTTLLYKNVEMEMQTHWARSKGMIAGGERLVQNGQSKEDIQRRLTQMNHRWERLRVAVDALGNWLSEARHAQQYFQDANEAESWIREKMPLVKSDDLGRDEGAAESLLQRHARLEEEIRAYKSDISRLEEMQSQLANSAFHTATTSQSVQETEEVNVPQVEMSYNYEGNGMRVSKGEVLALLEKSTPEWWRALKRDGTEGYVPANYCKIVPGETVTVTQTTQKTTTTLEGNETKSSVVADRQHKISNDYRELKRLADVRRRLLSDNIKLLRFYRECDEFERWAKEIEVSLADEPSPEHVAAFRRKFDKLEADMKTNGGTQLKHINDIANDLISEGHGQSRKIEVRQHKINAMWDNLERLRKQRGVRLEATERVADFDTTCESAREWMLSKFEQLDRNPNDVKSLQNLERDLKPLEDKIAALEKLAAAVKKDHPEEAAAIERKIAELRALHADLLRRAQEKMLLAEQTQGKEMFESALRDMIGWIEKTRKVMMEDVHPVDVAEAEELLKKHYELGEQIKDKKYEVEYCQELGRRLLERNPRMSKVEEQLQNLVSEMASLRDLYRRRDTILKQQLDLQLFNRESERIDAATKGHEAFLEFDNLGDSVESVENLLKRHRDLEAKLDAQEARLEAFSRTADDMIKAQHADSAYIEQRRRDVLARREAVRRAAAQRKKQLEASLEYQEMRREADEVVGWMYEKAKLVMSGDDSALAPSAIPHRLLKHEAFEAEIIANEPRIQQINSEGDGLVSKKHYESPNVEKIVRQVNAQWGDLKKQVWNKGLRLRQAADQKGLDRILEDAHAKLDEMQTALNSKDQGLDLRSVKDLLQKHAVLEQEMGLYGNKLSDIENRGKKMAVDGHYDADRIHSTVGQLLQRYAAMKGPAQRRKGDLDESRLWHQLVFDVDCELQWIAEKKPIASSQDCGRTLTEALNMVKKQEQLEAEVNQHGGQIDKVLLQAGELIKRHHSASSQIKAKSSELETAWSELKKLLRLRRAVVDWGVKEQQYLFDAAEVESWMNEKRNALASEDYGNDEDAARKLLSKHRALCEDMTTYRQWLEKLEVKCVELVESNRPHVERFQKRQDELVREFDALSKLAEDRRNALEDAVCLYEYMRESADLGQSIEENLRVAMSEEFAEDYEHLKELQSKFDEFKQKVKNGSERFTSCETAANAILRRNPPFARDVVKKQEALRTAWNTLCEYIEARDSKLAVAEELHRFHRDVDEFEQWMADKMANMPRDLGRDVKHVHSLWQHHEALDKEIHNSQPRLAKLVEEAERLKKTYPGGNAEQIGGRQQTLEQEWEELKNATDDRKDMLRAAFDLHTFNGKVRDLLAWTDLTISDIQSDLHINDLQQAEWLQTEHSRLSHEMDAREPEFARLVNDGEKMITAQHYASEEIKNKTHLLKSALERLRSEWALRNGFLSQAVQWHAFQREAKQIIASIGSKRTTLRSLAVGGSVADVESQTKRLDTFEKALSTLDERTATLDHTANELMKARHMESKNISMWQSNVHEELKLLRQDIEARHAMLKDAFALASFDSDVAQIEAWIDEKTNGVRKAQDLSSESISIDEKMKRLQTHQALEAEVTANKPVVDQILQRGNQLKNLHRNPKIANRCDELSYKWNQLSGACADQSLALEEARDLLRFKQLVENVLAWINEKEVLVSTADMGKDMEHCRLLLERLDGTRSDSIVDEQTLDEINRLGEKLVKQGRSSRDQVQKEQQHLNEKWRLLLGQLAHYRTELLAAMEVHTFNRDVEDTDERIHEKVAAMKSDDYGKDFASVELLVRKQSALERDMSAIHQKLIAHDKDAQKILEKRPPLRETVLDSLKKLEESWEQLSKAAELRNEKLNRSFKLYKYLDDVKKVEQWANQVRNKMTSHQTPKDSNGARKILEQHHERKAEIDGRSEELRLLHEEGQALNQEQPEHKAEVQRAHKRVQNSEHQLRQTWESEKGTLQKLLEWMLWCDEAVQCEQWLSDKETQVARGELGDTTDAVEMLIKGHSAFEETVRKQSEKIDALTKNADALVSGGNNYRADIVTRSEEVTARHALLLKSMEKRGHMLEDSKKYHEFIRQCGELIIWITAKLQLAYDESFLDHTNLRSKLQKHMAFDSELVENEKRLSTVERQGEQLVTDNHFMSEQVKAQLVELRSGWDELRTKSALKTQRLREAFELHSLQRKVEDIEKWLDKVEGELSSDDHGRDILSTELLIKKLDTLQTEIAGRSDAVVEMMKKARELRVQGSAAADDCLKQAEQVEARYSGLDEPVQIRRENLVDAQAFFQWVKAAEEDLEWLSDRMMLASSGESGDSLQSALSLQKKHATLEKELDTRQSAMNDTEQRGKDMIRQRHFASTHIQKILDRLSSAMLTLKESCGLRRDLLQEAIDAHEYYTEETEAEQWLREQMPLAMSQEMGRDQAGAESHLRRLTVLDKEVELFKNEIDRLKKRADGLLAREHHDAMSIAAKQRKLEALFGDLCRECARRRTQIVDASKYHKFVRQADDLSDWLREKERSASAEDYGQDLEDCQQIIEQFESTVRELAAAGERVAAVQRAQEDLLRSGHPYGASITAKGADVQRLWTHVNEVANERKQALNGARQVHRFDQEADQILNWLQDKEATGVAMEQEDLSRADLASVKAQLQRHDEFMHGMKAVEKQVAELCHEAERLWNSFPDTRHHLEVRRLDMEEQLKDILEAAKKHLEKLRHMQSLQSYFQEYREMMQWMKNMQSTMTSEQLPRDVASCESLVRRHDEYNLEMQGRKPFVDDFARQGRRMIQSSHVLSQEIQEKVDILEKSWAMLCEIWKDRAELYEENMDVQKWKQNAEQLDSWLEERAGLLGDDWRMVDSVEMAETHLRDFDDFLVTLEAQSEKCDMVKRLTLVEQNFSRLRSKEIDRARIAEDDQKRRDTIKIVEKGNILANRRQERERRKTQEISLLRPSPSGEEFSTHTMPRKERKDRAKTTADLAPGAIQIGDILASSSTVAPLQSGVEMTKTPSFNTRRTQSIRKGSRWEDMGAIDMKGFFDRKQCQQSGGKRATIRSWKNYYGILCGQLLCFFKDEQQFLENVAAAPPVYIYGAQCEQYPEYAKRKNSFRLLLQDGSEFIFSCPDERQMLEWVAKIKFHAHLTPSNQLKSYAYNDDLFQSPDQPPMVAPRRNIGGHDVANRMSHASSVFTTSDDLEQHELDYSRRCSSLPRGKHSGQITMRDCATLPRGFGSDVMEQQPTAFFPPSGPLLATPSVLTMSSSSMTANVMPTVVTRKIGVVRRASRRQSVYAESIYGEVEQAIAEANRVSTSRPNGDHAELRHTIQVHPGSSGYTETLMYKEHTSSNYQPMERSVSPRNQQNGEFITWVESNQQNQPMNTPDGRSTSASVVSTPSNYDDSDSIKSSSKRKGFGSLFKRGSKHSK